From one Sphingobacteriales bacterium genomic stretch:
- a CDS encoding PKD domain-containing protein, with the protein MKNFFILLSFMMALHFNLIALDDKERGNESGTPPERRTCKTKIPSLEWENDFQQKITRYVASQNNPQARIMTDYTIPVVVHVVYWNATQNISQVQVNSQIDVLNKDYAGIGLNVGDVPAEFSSLVSNTNIQFCMAQKKPDGTNMTEPGIDRVDAQSVGFSNPGTFGWFSNYVDATIKPATIWDPTKYCNIWVLPLEDGTLGYATFPASSTLSGISALDAGGPDDDGVVIGYLYFGDNTGTVTGSAPYNRGRTTSHEIGHWLGLRHIWGDFNCGTDYCNDTPTQQSENYDCPSFPSVSCTNGPNGDMFMNFMDYTDDPCMYMFTPDQRTRMQTAMANGTYRFPLSSSNVCTIIPQAPVANFSTNRTSICPGNTVTFTDLSANAPTSWLWTFPGGTPSASTAQNPTITYNSAGTYDVTLKASNALGNNTITKSAHIVVGNPAGASLPFSEGFQSTTFPPTGWTLSSASGFNWSRTTAAGGFGTSTASMYNNNFDNNANSLKDDVLTPTINLNGAVNPKLKFDVAYAPYLRINGTSKFDTLEVLITDVCSGTTTSFYKKGGTQLATAAATSNGFTPTTSQWRQDSVSIPAPYLNKYVKVIFRNYGLYANNIYIDNVNLYSSSSSTPTATASFTLSDTAVCVGGNLLFTNTSTASSGSPDSVRWTINGGTPSTSNSITTVSPVFNTVGTYTISLVAYKSGNASSPYSKSIRVKVFPTVTVNSSSICAGSTATLTAQGATAYSWTGGLSGNPATTPALSSTTTYTVTGTTGGCSKTAVATVTVTALPNVTVNSPTVCSGKTATLTAGGATAYSWTGGLSGNPASTPVLSSTTTYAVTGTTGGCSKTAVATVTVTALPIVTVNSPTICSGKTATLSAGGATTYTWTAGLSGNPVTTPVLNSTTTYTVTGMANSCSKTAIATVTVNTTPATPTITQSNDTLYSSTIVAGATYEWYKGGVLQTTTNFPFFKITTSGVYTVKVINGACASSISNNFNASLTAVKLNQLSLSFAVIPNPNNGIFEIKITSDKNNDYQLKLFNMTGQVLLNDAVRIRIGQNSRLINVSGLENGMYFISIIGDEGMATQNIIVQ; encoded by the coding sequence AATCACCCGGTATGTAGCATCTCAAAATAATCCTCAGGCAAGGATAATGACGGATTATACCATTCCGGTGGTCGTACACGTAGTCTATTGGAATGCCACTCAGAATATCTCACAGGTACAGGTAAATTCACAGATTGATGTACTGAATAAAGATTATGCCGGTATCGGATTAAATGTCGGGGATGTTCCTGCTGAATTTTCATCACTTGTTTCCAATACCAATATTCAGTTTTGTATGGCTCAGAAAAAACCTGATGGAACGAATATGACAGAGCCGGGTATAGACAGAGTAGATGCACAATCAGTCGGATTTTCCAATCCCGGTACATTCGGATGGTTTAGTAATTATGTTGATGCCACAATCAAACCCGCTACCATCTGGGATCCAACAAAATATTGCAACATATGGGTCTTACCATTGGAAGATGGTACTTTGGGTTATGCTACCTTTCCGGCATCCTCCACCTTAAGCGGCATTTCAGCCCTTGACGCAGGCGGTCCCGATGATGACGGTGTAGTTATAGGTTATCTTTATTTTGGAGACAATACCGGTACGGTCACCGGTTCCGCACCGTATAACCGGGGCAGAACGACTTCGCATGAAATCGGTCACTGGCTCGGTCTCAGACATATTTGGGGAGATTTCAATTGCGGAACGGATTATTGTAATGACACACCCACCCAGCAATCAGAAAATTATGATTGCCCTTCGTTCCCGAGTGTTTCATGTACTAACGGACCAAATGGGGATATGTTTATGAATTTTATGGATTACACAGATGACCCGTGCATGTATATGTTTACACCCGATCAGCGCACGAGGATGCAAACGGCAATGGCCAATGGTACCTACAGATTCCCTCTTTCCTCTTCTAATGTCTGTACTATCATACCACAAGCCCCTGTTGCAAACTTTTCAACAAACAGAACCAGCATTTGCCCGGGAAATACGGTCACTTTTACAGATTTATCTGCAAATGCACCGACATCCTGGTTATGGACTTTCCCAGGTGGGACACCTTCTGCCTCGACTGCTCAAAATCCAACCATCACATATAATTCGGCAGGCACGTATGATGTTACCTTAAAAGCATCGAATGCCCTTGGAAATAATACGATCACCAAATCGGCTCATATAGTTGTTGGAAATCCTGCCGGCGCTTCTCTGCCCTTCTCAGAAGGATTTCAGAGTACGACCTTCCCTCCAACAGGATGGACCTTGTCATCTGCTTCGGGTTTCAACTGGTCAAGAACAACTGCTGCAGGTGGTTTTGGTACATCTACAGCAAGTATGTATAATAACAATTTTGACAATAATGCGAATAGTCTAAAGGATGACGTATTAACTCCTACGATTAATTTAAACGGTGCCGTAAATCCTAAGTTAAAATTTGATGTTGCGTACGCACCCTACCTGAGAATAAATGGTACCAGCAAGTTTGATACACTGGAAGTGCTGATTACTGATGTCTGTAGCGGAACTACCACCAGCTTTTACAAAAAAGGAGGAACTCAACTTGCTACAGCAGCGGCCACCTCAAATGGATTTACACCTACCACTTCTCAATGGAGACAGGATTCTGTATCGATACCCGCTCCGTATTTAAACAAATATGTCAAAGTAATTTTCAGAAATTATGGACTCTATGCGAATAATATTTATATCGATAATGTCAACTTGTATAGCAGTTCTTCCTCCACACCTACCGCCACTGCTTCATTTACCCTAAGCGACACAGCTGTTTGTGTTGGCGGAAATCTCCTATTCACCAATACCTCAACGGCATCAAGCGGGTCGCCGGATTCAGTTCGCTGGACAATCAACGGTGGTACTCCATCCACTTCAAATTCGATTACCACCGTATCTCCTGTTTTTAATACGGTAGGTACATATACTATAAGTCTGGTTGCATACAAATCTGGTAATGCGAGTTCACCTTATTCCAAATCAATTCGGGTGAAAGTATTTCCAACTGTAACGGTAAATTCATCCTCAATTTGTGCAGGTTCTACAGCCACTTTAACTGCCCAAGGCGCAACCGCTTATTCATGGACAGGCGGATTATCCGGTAATCCGGCTACCACTCCGGCATTGTCCTCCACCACAACGTATACCGTTACAGGTACAACAGGTGGCTGCAGTAAAACAGCCGTAGCGACTGTTACGGTTACAGCATTACCGAATGTTACTGTAAATTCACCGACCGTATGTTCCGGTAAAACAGCGACATTAACTGCGGGAGGCGCAACCGCTTATTCATGGACAGGCGGATTAAGCGGTAATCCGGCTTCCACTCCGGTATTATCCTCCACCACAACGTATGCCGTTACAGGTACAACAGGTGGCTGCAGTAAAACAGCCGTAGCGACTGTTACGGTTACTGCATTACCGATTGTTACTGTAAATTCTCCGACCATCTGCTCCGGTAAAACCGCCACATTGTCGGCCGGTGGCGCTACAACCTATACCTGGACAGCCGGATTGAGCGGTAATCCGGTAACAACACCTGTTTTAAATTCCACCACAACTTATACCGTAACGGGCATGGCAAATTCATGCAGCAAAACAGCAATAGCAACGGTTACAGTCAACACGACACCAGCGACGCCAACTATAACACAAAGCAACGATACTTTATACAGCAGTACCATTGTTGCAGGAGCGACGTATGAATGGTATAAAGGCGGTGTTCTGCAAACAACCACCAATTTCCCATTCTTTAAAATTACAACCTCAGGTGTTTACACAGTGAAAGTGATTAACGGTGCTTGCGCTTCCTCGATATCAAACAATTTTAATGCATCCCTGACTGCGGTTAAACTGAATCAGTTAAGTTTGTCATTTGCAGTTATTCCTAATCCGAATAACGGGATTTTTGAAATAAAAATCACTTCTGATAAAAATAATGACTATCAGCTGAAATTGTTTAATATGACCGGACAGGTATTGCTAAACGATGCTGTGAGGATAAGAATTGGGCAAAATTCCAGACTAATCAATGTATCCGGATTGGAAAATGGCATGTATTTCATCAGCATTATCGGAGATGAAGGGATGGCGACTCAAAATATTATCGTTCAATAA